In Nitrospiria bacterium, a single genomic region encodes these proteins:
- a CDS encoding diacylglycerol kinase family protein: MDAKNPALILNPVAGPLWRRRKSRRLIGRLKTLYPGLTVHPTERAGDGERLARELSSASHDLILAAGGDGTYHEVINGMRNSSVPLGILPMGTGNSLIRELGLPTNPLKAATAIRAGAARPIYLGRYDQRLFILMVGAGFDAAIVRSVPPGRKRLGMWAYMAAGLLQLFRYPYSTIVFRVDGRAVRGTSGIVAKARCYGGSFAIVPNVRLERPELILCLFKGRGPVTYMKYTLGVITGLHVRMKDVEFHRGTAIEIESPVPLQADGEAAGFAPARLAVVPEPLNLVFPPTDGTEFSGSA, translated from the coding sequence ATGGATGCGAAAAACCCGGCATTGATCTTAAACCCCGTCGCCGGTCCGCTATGGCGGCGGAGGAAGTCGCGGCGTTTGATCGGCCGTCTCAAAACGCTCTATCCCGGTCTCACCGTCCATCCGACGGAGCGGGCGGGCGACGGCGAACGCCTGGCGCGTGAGTTGTCCTCCGCTTCCCACGATCTGATCCTGGCCGCCGGAGGCGACGGAACCTATCACGAAGTGATCAACGGGATGCGGAACTCTTCCGTCCCGCTCGGCATCCTCCCGATGGGAACCGGCAACAGCCTTATTCGCGAATTGGGACTGCCGACCAACCCCCTGAAGGCCGCGACGGCGATCCGGGCCGGCGCGGCCCGGCCGATCTATCTGGGGCGGTACGATCAACGCCTTTTTATTCTGATGGTCGGCGCCGGATTTGACGCGGCCATCGTCCGCAGCGTCCCGCCCGGAAGAAAACGGTTGGGCATGTGGGCCTACATGGCGGCCGGCCTCCTCCAATTGTTCCGTTACCCCTATTCCACCATTGTATTCCGTGTGGACGGGCGCGCGGTCAGAGGCACGTCGGGCATCGTCGCCAAGGCCCGCTGCTACGGCGGTTCTTTTGCGATCGTCCCCAACGTTCGGCTGGAGCGTCCGGAACTGATCCTCTGTCTCTTCAAAGGGCGGGGCCCCGTGACTTACATGAAGTACACCCTTGGAGTGATCACCGGGCTGCACGTGCGGATGAAGGACGTGGAATTCCACCGCGGGACGGCGATCGAGATCGAAAGCCCGGTGCCGCTCCAGGCCGACGGGGAAGCGGCCGGTTTCGCCCCCGCCCGACTCGCCGTCGTTCCCGAACCCCTCAACCTCGTCTTTCCGCCGACCGATGGAACGGAATTCTCTGGATCGGCGTGA